The following coding sequences lie in one Gemmatimonadaceae bacterium genomic window:
- a CDS encoding PDZ domain-containing protein: MRSSMINSGRTIALAVALTPLAARSALAQQNPRSTVEVRVHACALGRCADDSSRVVVTVLMNKLDSLQRIFLGTPIAPEQQERMASEMSDMLSRIAELQRGAVEMGFERAGEASRKAMADAGVAAMLQYQPASQIPPEAVPKGWIGLTFVGAPVDNVRHGEYFVRFLDYPEVESVEPDSPAERAGIAHGDLLLAFNGQDVTTQDISMTKLLEPEHKVIVRMERDGVDRDYPLIVARAPQMFVRRRVDFATPEAPVGIRGLLAEPPAPPSWTTGAVPAPAPAPRAPVTVFNFSPAMAAVAGASMSPVNPDLGRAFGVDRGVLVLQTPHGTVAEQSGLRAGDVIVRAAGAAVSTVDELRRVLERHAADATVELRIVRDRKSRTLQLKQ; encoded by the coding sequence TGATCAACTCCGGTCGAACGATCGCCCTGGCCGTGGCCCTCACGCCTCTCGCGGCGCGGTCGGCGCTGGCCCAACAGAATCCACGGTCCACGGTCGAGGTCCGCGTGCACGCGTGCGCCCTGGGCCGGTGCGCCGACGACTCCAGCCGCGTGGTCGTGACCGTCCTGATGAACAAGCTCGATTCGCTGCAGCGGATCTTCCTCGGCACGCCCATCGCGCCCGAGCAGCAGGAGCGCATGGCCTCCGAGATGTCGGACATGCTGAGCCGGATTGCCGAGCTGCAGCGTGGGGCGGTGGAGATGGGCTTCGAGCGCGCCGGCGAAGCGTCGCGCAAGGCGATGGCCGACGCCGGCGTGGCCGCCATGCTGCAGTACCAGCCGGCGTCGCAGATCCCGCCCGAGGCGGTGCCCAAGGGGTGGATCGGGCTCACGTTCGTGGGCGCGCCGGTGGACAACGTGCGCCACGGCGAATACTTCGTGCGCTTTCTGGACTATCCCGAAGTGGAGTCGGTGGAACCAGACTCGCCGGCCGAACGCGCCGGCATCGCCCACGGCGACCTGCTGCTCGCCTTCAATGGCCAGGACGTCACCACGCAGGACATCTCGATGACCAAGCTGCTCGAGCCCGAGCACAAGGTGATCGTGCGCATGGAGCGCGACGGCGTGGACCGCGATTATCCGCTCATCGTGGCCCGGGCGCCGCAGATGTTCGTTCGCCGCCGCGTCGACTTTGCCACGCCCGAGGCGCCCGTCGGGATCAGGGGCCTGCTCGCGGAGCCGCCGGCTCCGCCCAGCTGGACCACGGGCGCCGTCCCGGCTCCCGCGCCGGCGCCGCGCGCCCCGGTGACCGTCTTCAACTTCAGTCCGGCCATGGCGGCGGTGGCCGGCGCGAGCATGAGCCCGGTGAATCCCGATCTGGGCCGCGCCTTTGGCGTGGACCGGGGCGTGCTCGTGCTCCAGACGCCCCACGGCACGGTGGCCGAGCAGTCGGGGCTCCGGGCGGGCGACGTGATCGTCAGGGCGGCGGGCGCCGCCGTGTCCACCGTGGACGAACTGCGCCGCGTGCTCGAACGGCACGCCGCCGATGCCACGGTGGAATTGCGGATCGTCCGCGACCGCAAGTCGCGCACGCTACAACTCAAGCAGTAG